From the genome of Vicia villosa cultivar HV-30 ecotype Madison, WI linkage group LG2, Vvil1.0, whole genome shotgun sequence, one region includes:
- the LOC131646109 gene encoding late embryogenesis abundant protein 6-like yields the protein MQAVKDKLQDMNAMRKAKAEAKAEEKAEKEIMQARKDIAKEVRLAKEAEAAMDLHVTKAGERAEKEIEKHAPIDRNANSADQADSMQPPSDNPTYTAM from the exons atgcaGGCTGTAAAAGATAAGCTCCAGGACATGAATGCCATGCGCAAGGCCAAAGCAGAAGCAAAGGCCGAGGAAAag GCGGAGAAGGAAATTATGCAAGCCAGAAAGGACATAGCTAAGGAGGTTAGATTGGCAAAAGAAGCTGAAGCCGCTATGGACTTACATGTGACAAAAGCAGGAGAAAGAGCTGAGAAAGAAATAGAAAAGCATGCACCCATTGATCGAAATGCAAATTCAGCAGATCAAGCTGATTCAATGCAACCTCCATCAGATAATCCCACATACACAGCTATGTGA
- the LOC131646110 gene encoding CASP-like protein 4A1, with the protein MNKQDSEQKPTQPRHSSDHKDQKYEEEEEDNIEQSTSKSPSPPLHSFSDSPISDDHRSLPLVVQPPVVTAHRFQVEPAVITKVDPGAEEGFVGVKEVEREKSATGGDGGDGGGRRLRPDVSSLLRSEKVANLNKFLLGLRIGGFVFCLVSFSVLVADRKKGWALDSFYLYKEFRYSLSVNVIGFVYSGLQICDLVKYLISRKHIVEHRLQGYFTFALDQILTYLLMSASSSAATRTYDWESNWGHDKFPFMANASVVLSFIAFVVFALASLVSGSILCKF; encoded by the exons ATGAACAAACAAGATTCTGAACAAAAACCAACTCAACCACGCCATAGTTCAGACCACAAAGATCAAAagtatgaagaagaagaagaagataacatAGAGCAAAGTACTAGCAAATCCCCTTCACCACCGCTTCACTCTTTCTCAGACTCACCAATTTCCGACGATCATCGTTCCCTCCCTCTAGTCGTGCAACCGCCGGTGGTAACTGCTCACAGATTCCAGGTTGAGCCAGCGGTCATCACCAAGGTAGATCCCGGTGCAGAAGAGGGTTTCGTCGGGGTAAAAGAGGTTGAACGAGAAAAATCCGCCACCGGCGGCGATGGTGGTGACGGTGGTGGTCGGAGATTAAGACCGGACGTTTCAAGTTTGTTGAGGTCTGAGAAAGTTGCGAATTTGAATAAGTTTTTGTTGGGCCTTAGAATTGGTGGATTTGTTTTCTGCTTGGTTTCTTTTTCTGTGTTGGTTGCTGATAGGAAAAAGGGTTGGGCTCTTGACTCTTTCTATTTGTACAAAGAATTCAG GTATAGCTTATCTGTGAATGTGATTGGGTTTGTGTATTCGGGGCTGCAGATATGTGATCTAGTGAAGTACTTGATCAGTAGAAAGCATATAGTGGAGCATAGATTACAGGGTTACTTCACTTTTGCATTGGATCAG ATCTTGACATACCTTCTAATGTCTGCATCTTCATCGGCTGCCACTAGAACTTATGACTGGGAGTCCAACTGGGGTCATGACAAGTTTCCGTTCATGGCGAATGCATCTGTGGTCTTGTCCTTCATTGCTTTTGTGGTATTTGCCTTGGCCTCTCTAGTCTCGGGTTCTATCCTTTGTAAGTTCTGA